From Oryza brachyantha chromosome 9, ObraRS2, whole genome shotgun sequence, a single genomic window includes:
- the LOC107305018 gene encoding heat stress transcription factor B-2c-like isoform X3, with product MAEQGAAEADAAGGGEPPPPVTAAAEALAGQRSLPTPFLTKTYQLVDDPAVDDVISWNEDGSTFVVWRPAEFARDLLPKYFKHNNFSSFVRQLNTYGFRKIVPDRWEFANDCFRRGEKRLLCDIHRRKVVAAAPPSPGMATAAAAVASGAVTVAAAPIPMALPVTRQGSPAHSSEEQVLSSNSGSGEEHRQASGSGSAPGVGGGGAVSASGDMGEENERLRRENARLTRELGHMKKLCNNILLLMSKYAATQHQDGSAGISSVVNCSGESSEAVPPPPPLPPAILDLMPSCPGLAATAAAAGLAIDVDPDASARLFGVSIGLKRARDDADDDSGPAAGGGGGGGEDWPEHGADVKPEAADPHPGGGSSSKEASPDQNTWPIYRPTPVYHSVRPACDRAGSDQDGSSSRCTIW from the exons ATGGCGGAGCAGGGGGCGGCCGAGGCGgatgctgccggcggcggagagcctccgccgcctgtgacggcggcggcggaggcgttgGCTGGGCAGAGGTCGCTGCCGACGCCGTTCCTGACGAAGACGTACCAGCTGGTGGACGACCCGGCGGTGGACGACGTGATCTCGTGGAACGAGGACGGGTCGACGTTCGTGGtgtggcggccggcggagtTCGCGCGGGACCTCCTCCCCAAGTATTTCAAGCACAACAACTTCTCGAGCTTCGTGCGGCAGCTCAACACCTAT GGATTTAGGAAGATCGTGCCGGACCGGTGGGAGTTCGCCAACGACTGCTTCCGGCGAGGGGAGAAGCGTCTGTTATGTGATATACACCGCCggaaggtggtggcggcggcgccgccgtcgccggggatGGCGACGGCAGCTGCCGCGGTGGCGTCCGGAGCTGTGACAGTCGCCGCGGCGCCGATACCTATGGCGCTGCCGGTGACGCGGCAGGGCTCGCCGGCGCACTCCTCGGAGGAGCAGGTGCTCTCGTCCAACTCCGGGTCAGGGGAGGAGCACCGGCAGGCGTCCGGGTCTGGCTCTGCCCCTGGcgtcggaggcggcggcgctgtctCGGCGTCCGGCGATATGGGCGAGGAGAACGAGCGGCTCCGCCGGGAGAATGCGCGGCTGACGCGGGAGCTCGGCCACATGAAGAAGCTCTGCAACaacatcctcctcctcatgtCCAAGTACGCCGCCACCCAGCATCAGGATGGCTCCGCCGGGATATCCTCCGTCGTGAACTGCTCCGGCGAGTCGTCGGAGGCCgtccccccgcccccgcctctCCCCCCCGCGATACTCGACCTAATGCCCTCCTGCCCTGGTctagccgccaccgccgccgccgcgggcctcGCCATAGACGTCGATCCCGACGCGAGCGCGCGGCTGTTCGGCGTCTCCATCGGCCTGAAGCGGGCGCgagacgacgccgacgacgacagcggccctgccgcaggcggcggcggcggcggcggcgaggattgGCCCGAGCACGGCGCGGACGTGaagccggaggcggcggatccgcatcccggcggcggcagcagcagcaaggagGCGTCGCCGGACCAGAACACGTGGCCCATATACCGGCCCACCCCCGTGTACCACTCCGTTAGGCCCGCCTGTGACAGGGCCGGGTCCGACCAAGACGGATCCAGCTCCAG GTGCACGATTTGGTGA
- the LOC107305018 gene encoding heat stress transcription factor B-2c-like isoform X1 → MAEQGAAEADAAGGGEPPPPVTAAAEALAGQRSLPTPFLTKTYQLVDDPAVDDVISWNEDGSTFVVWRPAEFARDLLPKYFKHNNFSSFVRQLNTYGFRKIVPDRWEFANDCFRRGEKRLLCDIHRRKVVAAAPPSPGMATAAAAVASGAVTVAAAPIPMALPVTRQGSPAHSSEEQVLSSNSGSGEEHRQASGSGSAPGVGGGGAVSASGDMGEENERLRRENARLTRELGHMKKLCNNILLLMSKYAATQHQDGSAGISSVVNCSGESSEAVPPPPPLPPAILDLMPSCPGLAATAAAAGLAIDVDPDASARLFGVSIGLKRARDDADDDSGPAAGGGGGGGEDWPEHGADVKPEAADPHPGGGSSSKEASPDQNTWPIYRPTPVYHSVRPACDRAGSDQDGSSSSSCLSVINSVRPSGCR, encoded by the exons ATGGCGGAGCAGGGGGCGGCCGAGGCGgatgctgccggcggcggagagcctccgccgcctgtgacggcggcggcggaggcgttgGCTGGGCAGAGGTCGCTGCCGACGCCGTTCCTGACGAAGACGTACCAGCTGGTGGACGACCCGGCGGTGGACGACGTGATCTCGTGGAACGAGGACGGGTCGACGTTCGTGGtgtggcggccggcggagtTCGCGCGGGACCTCCTCCCCAAGTATTTCAAGCACAACAACTTCTCGAGCTTCGTGCGGCAGCTCAACACCTAT GGATTTAGGAAGATCGTGCCGGACCGGTGGGAGTTCGCCAACGACTGCTTCCGGCGAGGGGAGAAGCGTCTGTTATGTGATATACACCGCCggaaggtggtggcggcggcgccgccgtcgccggggatGGCGACGGCAGCTGCCGCGGTGGCGTCCGGAGCTGTGACAGTCGCCGCGGCGCCGATACCTATGGCGCTGCCGGTGACGCGGCAGGGCTCGCCGGCGCACTCCTCGGAGGAGCAGGTGCTCTCGTCCAACTCCGGGTCAGGGGAGGAGCACCGGCAGGCGTCCGGGTCTGGCTCTGCCCCTGGcgtcggaggcggcggcgctgtctCGGCGTCCGGCGATATGGGCGAGGAGAACGAGCGGCTCCGCCGGGAGAATGCGCGGCTGACGCGGGAGCTCGGCCACATGAAGAAGCTCTGCAACaacatcctcctcctcatgtCCAAGTACGCCGCCACCCAGCATCAGGATGGCTCCGCCGGGATATCCTCCGTCGTGAACTGCTCCGGCGAGTCGTCGGAGGCCgtccccccgcccccgcctctCCCCCCCGCGATACTCGACCTAATGCCCTCCTGCCCTGGTctagccgccaccgccgccgccgcgggcctcGCCATAGACGTCGATCCCGACGCGAGCGCGCGGCTGTTCGGCGTCTCCATCGGCCTGAAGCGGGCGCgagacgacgccgacgacgacagcggccctgccgcaggcggcggcggcggcggcggcgaggattgGCCCGAGCACGGCGCGGACGTGaagccggaggcggcggatccgcatcccggcggcggcagcagcagcaaggagGCGTCGCCGGACCAGAACACGTGGCCCATATACCGGCCCACCCCCGTGTACCACTCCGTTAGGCCCGCCTGTGACAGGGCCGGGTCCGACCAAGACGGATCCAGCTCCAG CTCATGCTTGTCTGTAATCAACAGCGTAAGACCATCAGGATGCCGGTAG
- the LOC107305018 gene encoding heat stress transcription factor B-2c-like isoform X2 gives MAEQGAAEADAAGGGEPPPPVTAAAEALAGQRSLPTPFLTKTYQLVDDPAVDDVISWNEDGSTFVVWRPAEFARDLLPKYFKHNNFSSFVRQLNTYGFRKIVPDRWEFANDCFRRGEKRLLCDIHRRKVVAAAPPSPGMATAAAAVASGAVTVAAAPIPMALPVTRQGSPAHSSEEQVLSSNSGSGEEHRQASGSGSAPGVGGGGAVSASGDMGEENERLRRENARLTRELGHMKKLCNNILLLMSKYAATQHQDGSAGISSVVNCSGESSEAVPPPPPLPPAILDLMPSCPGLAATAAAAGLAIDVDPDASARLFGVSIGLKRARDDADDDSGPAAGGGGGGGEDWPEHGADVKPEAADPHPGGGSSSKEASPDQNTWPIYRPTPVYHSVRPACDRAGSDQDGSSSSWPRRHRR, from the exons ATGGCGGAGCAGGGGGCGGCCGAGGCGgatgctgccggcggcggagagcctccgccgcctgtgacggcggcggcggaggcgttgGCTGGGCAGAGGTCGCTGCCGACGCCGTTCCTGACGAAGACGTACCAGCTGGTGGACGACCCGGCGGTGGACGACGTGATCTCGTGGAACGAGGACGGGTCGACGTTCGTGGtgtggcggccggcggagtTCGCGCGGGACCTCCTCCCCAAGTATTTCAAGCACAACAACTTCTCGAGCTTCGTGCGGCAGCTCAACACCTAT GGATTTAGGAAGATCGTGCCGGACCGGTGGGAGTTCGCCAACGACTGCTTCCGGCGAGGGGAGAAGCGTCTGTTATGTGATATACACCGCCggaaggtggtggcggcggcgccgccgtcgccggggatGGCGACGGCAGCTGCCGCGGTGGCGTCCGGAGCTGTGACAGTCGCCGCGGCGCCGATACCTATGGCGCTGCCGGTGACGCGGCAGGGCTCGCCGGCGCACTCCTCGGAGGAGCAGGTGCTCTCGTCCAACTCCGGGTCAGGGGAGGAGCACCGGCAGGCGTCCGGGTCTGGCTCTGCCCCTGGcgtcggaggcggcggcgctgtctCGGCGTCCGGCGATATGGGCGAGGAGAACGAGCGGCTCCGCCGGGAGAATGCGCGGCTGACGCGGGAGCTCGGCCACATGAAGAAGCTCTGCAACaacatcctcctcctcatgtCCAAGTACGCCGCCACCCAGCATCAGGATGGCTCCGCCGGGATATCCTCCGTCGTGAACTGCTCCGGCGAGTCGTCGGAGGCCgtccccccgcccccgcctctCCCCCCCGCGATACTCGACCTAATGCCCTCCTGCCCTGGTctagccgccaccgccgccgccgcgggcctcGCCATAGACGTCGATCCCGACGCGAGCGCGCGGCTGTTCGGCGTCTCCATCGGCCTGAAGCGGGCGCgagacgacgccgacgacgacagcggccctgccgcaggcggcggcggcggcggcggcgaggattgGCCCGAGCACGGCGCGGACGTGaagccggaggcggcggatccgcatcccggcggcggcagcagcagcaaggagGCGTCGCCGGACCAGAACACGTGGCCCATATACCGGCCCACCCCCGTGTACCACTCCGTTAGGCCCGCCTGTGACAGGGCCGGGTCCGACCAAGACGGATCCAGCTCCAG TTGGCCCAGACGTCATCGCCGCTAG